One segment of Chelmon rostratus isolate fCheRos1 chromosome 17, fCheRos1.pri, whole genome shotgun sequence DNA contains the following:
- the LOC121621203 gene encoding immunoglobulin lambda-1 light chain-like isoform X2: MLGTLCTLITALTYVDAVIVVTQTPAVHTVSPGQEVVLHCKTDSGNYVYWYKQVPGEAPQFVLSFYYSSSSPSFGTGFSSDRFNSKSTSNTDYQFIIKRAEAGDSAVYYCNTWDSSAQEYVFGQGTKLTVTSSSLPPPVLTVFPPSSAELQSNKAALVCLSSQSVPFADVSWLAGGSPVSSGISTSTAVQQADHTFQISSYLAIQTSDWNMDKVYTCKVSLGSQTSEKNIHKSDCPTEE, from the exons atgctggggaccctctgcactctcatcactgctctaacat atgttgatgcagTGATAGTGGTGACCCAGAcgcctgctgtccacacagtttcTCCAGGACAAGAGGTTGTTCTCCACTGCAAAACCGATTCTGGAAATTATGTCTATTGGTATAAACAGGTTCCTGGTGAAGCTCCTCAGTTTGTTCTGAGCTTTTACTATTCTAGCAGTTCACCCAGCTTTGGAACAGGattctcctcagacagattcaactctaaatccacatcaaacacagattaccagttcatcattaagagggcagaggcaggagactcAGCAGTCTATTACTGTAACACATGGGACAGCTCTGCTCAGGAGTAc GTATTCGGACAAGGCACCAAGCTGACTGTGACAA gctccagcctccctcctcctgtcctgacaGTCTTCCCTCCGTCCAGTGCTGAGCTCCAGTCCAACAAAGCCgctctggtctgtctgtccagtcagTCTGTGCCTTTTGCAGATGTGAGCTGGTTGGCTGGTGGGAGTCCAGTGAGCAGCGGGATCTCTACCAGCACCGCTGTTCAGCAAGCGGACCACACTTTCCAAATCAGCAGCTATCTGGCCATCCAGACGTCAGACTGGAACATGGATAAGGTTTACACATGTAAAGTGTCTTTGGGCTCCCagacttcagagaaaaacatccacaagTCAGACTGTCCCACTGAAGaatag
- the LOC121621191 gene encoding immunoglobulin lambda-1 light chain-like isoform X2 yields the protein MLGTLCTLITALTCVRGVTVVTQKPPVVALRTGETATMDCNLGTVTASAARWYKQIPGGVPQFVVSFHHGWWFSSYGSGFSSPKFTSTHQSQSDYRLTISNVEEGDSAVYYCSTWDSSAKEHVFGQGTKLTVTSSSLPPPVLTVFPPSSAELQSNKAALVCLSSQSVPFADVSWLAGGSPVSSGISTSTAVQQADHTFQISSYLAIQTSDWNMDKVYTCKVSLGSQTSEKNIHKSDCPTEE from the exons atgctggggaccctctgcactctcatcactgctctaacat gtgtgagaGGTGTGACGGTGGTGACACAGAAGCCTCCTGTTGTGGCactgaggacaggagagacagccaCCATGGACTGTAACCTGGGAACTGTTACTGCTAGTGCTGCTCGCTGGTATAAACAGATTCCAGGAGGAGTTCCTCAGTTTGTAGTGAGCTTTCATCACGGCTGGTGGTTTTCAAGCTATGGTTCTGGTTTCTCGTCTCCAAAGTTCACATCTACTCATCAGTCACAATCAGATTATCGTTTGACAATCAGcaatgtggaggagggagactcAGCAGTGTATTACTGTAGCACATGGGACAGCTCTGCTAAGGAGCAc GTATTCGGACAAGGCACCAAGCTGACTGTGACAA GctccagcctccctcctcctgtcctgacaGTCTTCCCTCCGTCCAGTGCTGAGCTCCAGTCCAACAAAGCCgctctggtctgtctgtccagtcagTCTGTGCCTTTTGCAGATGTGAGCTGGTTGGCTGGTGGGAGTCCAGTGAGCAGCGGGATCTCTACCAGCACCGCTGTTCAGCAAGCAGACCACACTTTCCAAATCAGCAGCTATCTGGCCATCCAGACGTCAGACTGGAACATGGATAAGGTTTACACATGTAAAGTGTCTTTGGGCTCCCagacttcagagaaaaacatccacaagTCAGACTGTCCCACTGAAGAatag
- the LOC121621191 gene encoding immunoglobulin lambda-1 light chain-like isoform X1 → MLGTLCTLITALTYVDAVIVVTQTPAVHTVSAGQEVVLHCNIQRYDNVYVYWYKQVSGEAPQFVLRFDHEDSSVSFGTGFSSDRFNSKSTSNIDYQFIIKRAEAGDSAVYYCQTWDNSAKEHVFGQGTKLTVTSSSLPPPVLTVFPPSSAELQSNKAALVCLSSQSVPFADVSWLAGGSPVSSGISTSTAVQQADHTFQISSYLAIQTSDWNMDKVYTCKVSLGSQTSEKNIHKSDCPTEE, encoded by the exons atgctggggaccctctgcactctcatcactgctctaacat atgttgatgcagTGATAGTGGTGACCCAGAcgcctgctgtccacacagtttcTGCAGGACAAGAGGTTGTTCTCCACTGCAACATTCAGAGATATGATAATGTTTATGTCTATTGGTATAAACAGGTTTCTGGTGAAGCTCCTCAGTTTGTTCTGAGGTTTGACCATGAAGACAGTTCAGTCAGCTTTGGAACAGGattctcctcagacagattcAACTCTAAATCCACATCAAACATAGATTACCAGTTCATCATTAagagggcagaggcaggagactcTGCTGTCTATTACTGTCAAACATGGGACAACTCTGCTAAGGAGCAc GTATTCGGACAAGGCACCAAGCTGACTGTGACAA GctccagcctccctcctcctgtcctgacaGTCTTCCCTCCGTCCAGTGCTGAGCTCCAGTCCAACAAAGCCgctctggtctgtctgtccagtcagTCTGTGCCTTTTGCAGATGTGAGCTGGTTGGCTGGTGGGAGTCCAGTGAGCAGCGGGATCTCTACCAGCACCGCTGTTCAGCAAGCAGACCACACTTTCCAAATCAGCAGCTATCTGGCCATCCAGACGTCAGACTGGAACATGGATAAGGTTTACACATGTAAAGTGTCTTTGGGCTCCCagacttcagagaaaaacatccacaagTCAGACTGTCCCACTGAAGAatag
- the LOC121621191 gene encoding immunoglobulin lambda-1 light chain-like isoform X3 has product MLGTLCTLITALTCVDAVIVLTQTPAVHTVSAGQEVVLHCNIQRDDGNSVRWYKQVPGEAPQYVVRFRHSDSSPSFGTGFSSDRFNSKSTSNIDYQFIIKRAEAGDSAVYYCQTWDDSADAAVFGQGTKLTVTSSSLPPPVLTVFPPSSAELQSNKAALVCLSSQSVPFADVSWLAGGSPVSSGISTSTAVQQADHTFQISSYLAIQTSDWNMDKVYTCKVSLGSQTSEKNIHKSDCPTEE; this is encoded by the exons atgctggggaccctctgcactctcatcactgctctaacat GTGTTGATGCAGTGATAGTGCTGACCCAGAcgcctgctgtccacacagtttcTGCAGGACAAGAGGTTGTTCTCCACTGCAACATTCAGAGAGATGATGGAAATTCTGTCCGTTGGTATAAACAGGTTCCTGGTGAAGCTCCTCAGTATGTTGTGAGATTTCGCCATTCAGACAGTTCACCCAGCTTTGGAACAGGattctcctcagacagattcAACTCTAAATCCACATCAAACATAGACTACCAGTTCATCATTAagagggcagaggcaggagactcTGCTGTCTATTACTGTCAAACGTGGGACGACTCTGCTGATGCAGCt GTATTCGGACAAGGCACCAAGCTGACTGTGACAA GctccagcctccctcctcctgtcctgacaGTCTTCCCTCCGTCCAGTGCTGAGCTCCAGTCCAACAAAGCCgctctggtctgtctgtccagtcagTCTGTGCCTTTTGCAGATGTGAGCTGGTTGGCTGGTGGGAGTCCAGTGAGCAGCGGGATCTCTACCAGCACCGCTGTTCAGCAAGCAGACCACACTTTCCAAATCAGCAGCTATCTGGCCATCCAGACGTCAGACTGGAACATGGATAAGGTTTACACATGTAAAGTGTCTTTGGGCTCCCagacttcagagaaaaacatccacaagTCAGACTGTCCCACTGAAGAatag
- the LOC121621203 gene encoding immunoglobulin lambda-1 light chain-like isoform X1: protein MLGTLCTLITALTCVRGVTVVTQKPPVVALRTGETATMDCNLGTVTDQARWYKQIPGGVPQFVLRFYHDWSSPGYGSGFSSPKFTSTHQSQSDYRLIINNVEEGDSAVYYCHTWDGSAQEHVFGQGTKLTVTSSSLPPPVLTVFPPSSAELQSNKAALVCLSSQSVPFADVSWLAGGSPVSSGISTSTAVQQADHTFQISSYLAIQTSDWNMDKVYTCKVSLGSQTSEKNIHKSDCPTEE from the exons atgctggggaccctctgcactctcatcactgctctaacat gtgtgagaGGTGTGACGGTGGTGACACAGAAGCCTCCTGTTGTGGCgctgaggacaggagagacagccaCCATGGACTGTAACCTGGGAACTGTTACTGATCAAGCTCGCTGGTATAAACAGATTCCAGGAGGAGTTCCTCAGTTTGTACTGAGGTTTTATCACGACTGGAGCTCTCCAGGCTATGGTTCTGGTTTCTCGTCTCCAAAGTTCACATCTACTCATCAGTCACAATCAGATTATCGTTTGATCATCAAcaatgtggaggagggagactcAGCAGTCTATTACTGTCACACATGGGACGGCTCTGCTCAGGAGCAc GTATTCGGACAAGGCACCAAGCTGACTGTGACAA gctccagcctccctcctcctgtcctgacaGTCTTCCCTCCGTCCAGTGCTGAGCTCCAGTCCAACAAAGCCgctctggtctgtctgtccagtcagTCTGTGCCTTTTGCAGATGTGAGCTGGTTGGCTGGTGGGAGTCCAGTGAGCAGCGGGATCTCTACCAGCACCGCTGTTCAGCAAGCGGACCACACTTTCCAAATCAGCAGCTATCTGGCCATCCAGACGTCAGACTGGAACATGGATAAGGTTTACACATGTAAAGTGTCTTTGGGCTCCCagacttcagagaaaaacatccacaagTCAGACTGTCCCACTGAAGaatag